The window TACTGGTTTGGGATATGCGACTCTAAGCATTCCAGTGGTTCCTATATTTATAACTCCCACAGAATCTCCCATAGCACCTATCCCAAGCCCTACTGCTCCTCCGTCATAAACTCCGGTAAGAACATAAACTTCTCCCTTTAATCCTAAAAGCTTACTACTTTCTAAAGGAAGTTTTCCTAGAATTTTTTCGGGAGGAACAATTATAGGAAGATTTTCTTCTTTTATTCCTAAAAATTCTAAAGGATAGGGATCCCATGTAAGGGTATGAACATTCATAAGCTGTGTTGATATGGATTGACTTGGTTCTGTATATAAATCTCCCAGAAGTCTTAACAAGAAATAATCCTTAGAACCTATATAATATCTTGCTTTTTCAAATATTTCCCCTTTCTTTCTTTTTAACCAATATATTCTTGAAAATGGATAGATAAAAAGGGGAGGGCATCCTGTTCTTCTATATAATTCTTCAAAATCTACTAATTTGTATAGTTCCTCAAAGGTTTCTCGGGATCTTAAATCTAAAAGAGTAATAATGCCTGTGAGAGGTTTTAAGTTTTTGTCCAATGGAAGAAGTCCAAACATATAAGAAGAAAGAGTAAGAAGAGATATTCTATCCTCATATCCTGAAACTATCTCTCTTACTAAAAGGACAAATATATTAAAAATTTCTTCAGGATTATGTTCTGCCTTTCCTGAATTATCCTTTTCTATAGGAAGTTCTTTACTTTTAACTCTCAAAAGATTTCCATATTCATCAATAATTCCTGCTTTAATATTTGTGGTTCCAATATCTACAGCAAGAATTAACTCTTCCATGGCTCTCCCTCTAAGACTTCCTTATTTATTACTTCTTCGGGAATCTCTCCTCTTAAAACTCTCTCTACATCAGAAACAACTTTATCTCCCATAGCTTTTAAAGCCTCATAAGTATATGCAGATATATGAGGAGTTATTACCACATTCTCAAATTTTAATAGAGGATGATTTTCATCTATAGGTTCTCCCTCCACTACATCTACTCCTACCCCTCCTACTTTGCCTAATTCTAAAGCAGAAATTAATGCTTTTTCATCAATCAATTCTCCCCTTGCTGTGTTAACTATAAACACTCCATCCTTCATAAGGGAAAATTCTTTAAAAGAAAGCATATGATAATTCTCAGAAGTTAGTGAACAGTTTAAAGAGATAATGTCAGAATTTTTAAGAAGTTCTTCTAAACTTACTTTTTCTCCTCCTCTTTTGGCTATCTCTTCTTCCGAAAGATAAGGGTCATAAACTAAAATTTTTGCATCAAATCCTTTTTTCAATATCTCTCCCACTCTACTTCCAATATTTCCAAATCCAATTACTCCTACAGTTTTTCCTTTTATCTCCCATCCAATAAATTTTGCTCTTTCCTTCCATTTACCTTCTTTTACCTTCAAAGATGCTTCTCTTATTTTTCTTATAACACTCATTAATAGAGCAATTGCAGTTTCTGCTACTGCTTC of the Dictyoglomus sp. genome contains:
- a CDS encoding D-isomer specific 2-hydroxyacid dehydrogenase family protein, with translation MIKIAIVNSSSFGKYFPEHIERLKKLGEVERFEFPEDINGKTLAEKLMGFSIIIASVKPYYNKEFFDYKDKTLLITRHGIGYDNIDIKSATEKGVIVTKVSGEIEREAVAETAIALLMSVIRKIREASLKVKEGKWKERAKFIGWEIKGKTVGVIGFGNIGSRVGEILKKGFDAKILVYDPYLSEEEIAKRGGEKVSLEELLKNSDIISLNCSLTSENYHMLSFKEFSLMKDGVFIVNTARGELIDEKALISALELGKVGGVGVDVVEGEPIDENHPLLKFENVVITPHISAYTYEALKAMGDKVVSDVERVLRGEIPEEVINKEVLEGEPWKS
- a CDS encoding gluconokinase — encoded protein: MEELILAVDIGTTNIKAGIIDEYGNLLRVKSKELPIEKDNSGKAEHNPEEIFNIFVLLVREIVSGYEDRISLLTLSSYMFGLLPLDKNLKPLTGIITLLDLRSRETFEELYKLVDFEELYRRTGCPPLFIYPFSRIYWLKRKKGEIFEKARYYIGSKDYFLLRLLGDLYTEPSQSISTQLMNVHTLTWDPYPLEFLGIKEENLPIIVPPEKILGKLPLESSKLLGLKGEVYVLTGVYDGGAVGLGIGAMGDSVGVINIGTTGMLRVAYPKPVIDKDKTMRFQAYFLCSNKWYIGGAINNAGIILKWFRDNIFNLSYEELTFEAQKDDAKNLFFLPFITGERYPEIGNIASGVFFGLKSFHNKNHMIRAGLEGVAFTLKMAFDALRENNIEIKELRAGGGGTRSSLWMNIFASVFNMPIKVTESEEAGLLGSAILGYTALKKFKSLEEATEKLVRIKNVYYPSEDLVEDYKNKFEFFRFLVKNLKEAFERHNNL